One Campylobacter concisus DNA window includes the following coding sequences:
- a CDS encoding peptidase M50, with the protein MLLNTYAPPFKLVGGYFIAGIFFLVLSLGAFFYADFETISSLNTAGFLHIFFVGFVMSIIIGALYQLTSVILEKPFFTVKGAILNLAIFCLSLLAMSYAMIFGEARILQISGVFLFGTLLFFGSTYALSFMGNEKRSFAAFALFASAIFLLVGITLGFCLVMILGGTLMLDFMMTLKFHVYFVLGFVFFVILGAASVLLPMFALAHDLKFTLSKASLASYILAGVLLAIDENLAIFALVVAALLFIAQAFYILKKRVRKAYDYWNVNIALSLLALFVAAIFMIFEKLNLAAFFMIYGFLFAFIVAHLYKIAPFLIWYHYVAPFVGKAKVPLLDAMILKKAAYYAIAFNVISLVCYPLAVGFEMGNLVYVSMIFMALSIILLAINMINVFKFTGFKG; encoded by the coding sequence ATGCTTCTAAACACTTATGCACCGCCATTTAAGCTAGTTGGCGGCTACTTTATCGCTGGCATTTTTTTCTTAGTGCTTAGCCTTGGGGCGTTTTTTTACGCTGATTTTGAGACGATCAGCTCGCTAAATACGGCTGGCTTTTTGCATATATTTTTCGTGGGCTTTGTGATGAGTATCATCATCGGAGCGCTCTATCAGCTAACTTCGGTCATCTTAGAAAAGCCATTTTTCACGGTCAAAGGGGCTATTTTAAATTTAGCCATTTTTTGCCTGTCGCTGCTTGCTATGAGCTATGCGATGATATTTGGCGAGGCTAGGATTTTGCAAATCAGCGGAGTTTTTCTCTTTGGTACACTTCTTTTTTTTGGCTCGACATATGCGCTAAGCTTTATGGGTAATGAAAAAAGAAGTTTCGCTGCCTTTGCGCTCTTTGCCTCGGCGATATTTTTATTAGTTGGCATAACACTTGGATTTTGCCTAGTGATGATACTTGGCGGCACGCTTATGCTTGATTTTATGATGACGCTAAAATTTCATGTATATTTTGTGCTTGGTTTTGTGTTTTTTGTGATACTTGGAGCTGCAAGCGTGCTTTTACCGATGTTTGCCTTGGCGCATGATCTTAAATTTACACTTAGCAAGGCTTCTCTTGCCTCTTATATTTTGGCTGGAGTTTTGCTGGCAATCGATGAAAATTTAGCTATTTTTGCACTGGTTGTGGCGGCTTTGCTTTTTATAGCACAGGCGTTTTATATCCTGAAAAAGCGCGTGAGAAAGGCGTATGACTACTGGAATGTAAATATCGCACTTTCGCTGCTTGCTTTGTTTGTGGCTGCTATATTTATGATTTTTGAAAAGCTAAATTTGGCTGCGTTTTTTATGATATATGGCTTTTTGTTTGCCTTTATCGTGGCTCATCTTTATAAGATCGCGCCATTTCTTATCTGGTATCACTATGTGGCGCCATTTGTTGGCAAGGCAAAAGTGCCGCTGCTTGATGCGATGATACTAAAAAAGGCGGCTTATTACGCCATAGCTTTTAATGTCATTTCGCTTGTGTGCTATCCTTTGGCGGTTGGCTTTGAGATGGGAAATTTAGTCTATGTAAGTATGATTTTTATGGCTTTAAGCATCATTTTGCTTGCTATAAATATGATAAATGTTTTTAAATTTACTGGTTTTAAAGGATAA
- the mnmE gene encoding tRNA uridine-5-carboxymethylaminomethyl(34) synthesis GTPase MnmE codes for MSETIVALATAYGIGSVSIVRLSGKDALATSLKLLKLSNLEPRYAKLAKIYSLDDEILDEAIVIYFKGPASFTGEDIVEFQTHGGVMVSERILNELIRAGARLAMPGEFSKRAFLNGKMDLAKAEAMQGLITSKSEIAAKILTRQMQGDLSKFVGEIRGEVVKTLAFVETMIDYADDDLPANLLEQTKQMLLKNSEKLERIAILSEQRRGLIDGFKIAIVGKPNVGKSSILNSFLAYERAIVSDEAGTTRDRIEENFKIGSHLVRIIDTAGIRKDAGKIEQIGINYSISAINEADIILAVFDGSFASDEQDKEIIKLVSNSNKKAFFILNKSDLAFKFDIELEGAIKISAKNDTSVVLKELEGYLKTQDTDEIMLSSNRQILSCKEASEALKRAFLRLSEEELEIFAYELNTAIKALASITKPFERSEILDEMFSHFCLGK; via the coding sequence ATGAGTGAAACTATCGTAGCCCTTGCCACAGCTTATGGCATCGGCTCAGTTTCTATCGTAAGGCTTAGCGGCAAGGACGCCCTAGCCACCTCTTTAAAACTTCTTAAACTTTCAAATTTAGAGCCAAGATACGCAAAACTAGCCAAAATTTACTCCCTTGATGATGAAATTTTAGACGAAGCTATCGTTATATATTTTAAAGGCCCAGCAAGTTTTACTGGCGAGGACATCGTCGAGTTTCAAACTCATGGCGGCGTGATGGTGAGCGAGAGAATTTTAAATGAGCTAATAAGAGCTGGTGCTAGGCTTGCTATGCCTGGCGAGTTTAGCAAGCGAGCATTTTTAAATGGCAAGATGGATCTAGCCAAGGCCGAGGCGATGCAAGGGCTCATCACTTCAAAAAGCGAGATCGCTGCTAAAATTTTGACCCGCCAAATGCAAGGTGATCTTAGTAAATTTGTAGGCGAGATCAGGGGTGAAGTGGTCAAAACTCTTGCCTTTGTTGAGACTATGATTGACTACGCTGATGATGATCTGCCTGCAAATTTACTAGAGCAGACTAAGCAGATGCTTTTAAAAAATAGCGAGAAGCTAGAGCGCATAGCAATTCTTAGCGAGCAAAGAAGAGGGCTCATAGATGGCTTTAAGATCGCCATCGTTGGCAAGCCAAATGTTGGCAAAAGCTCCATTTTAAACTCATTTTTGGCATACGAAAGAGCAATCGTTAGTGATGAGGCTGGCACGACTAGAGATAGGATAGAAGAAAATTTCAAGATCGGCTCGCATCTAGTTCGCATTATAGACACCGCAGGCATTAGAAAAGATGCTGGAAAGATCGAACAAATCGGCATAAACTACTCGATCTCAGCCATAAACGAGGCCGACATCATCCTAGCTGTCTTTGACGGCTCATTTGCAAGCGACGAGCAAGATAAAGAGATAATAAAGCTCGTTTCTAACTCAAACAAAAAAGCCTTTTTTATCCTAAATAAAAGCGATCTGGCATTTAAATTTGACATAGAGTTAGAGGGCGCTATCAAAATTTCAGCAAAAAACGATACGAGCGTAGTTTTAAAAGAGCTTGAGGGCTATCTCAAGACGCAAGACACTGACGAGATCATGCTAAGCTCAAACCGCCAAATTTTAAGCTGTAAAGAGGCGAGCGAGGCTTTAAAAAGAGCGTTTTTAAGGCTAAGTGAAGAGGAGCTAGAAATTTTTGCTTACGAGCTAAATACCGCGATAAAGGCACTTGCAAGCATCACAAAGCCATTTGAGAGAAGTGAAATTTTAGATGAGATGTTTAGCCATTTTTGTTTAGGAAAATGA
- the purH gene encoding bifunctional phosphoribosylaminoimidazolecarboxamide formyltransferase/IMP cyclohydrolase encodes MRALLSVSDKEGIVEFAKGLEELGWQILSTGGTYKLLKAEGVKATEVSEFTASPEMFEGRVKTLHPKIHGGILHKRDDATHVAQAKEHGIEGIDLVCVNLYPFKETTIRTDDFAEIIENIDIGGPAMVRSAAKNFKDVLIVTNVLDYDEILKRLREKSDDYEFRRSLMIKAFEHTAAYDSTIANYMNDRFNGGFGDARFIVGSKVFDTRYGENPHQKGALYEFDYFFTNNFRALKGEASFNNMTDINGALMLATSFDDAPAVAIIKHANPCGFAVKDTLLESYVAALKCDPISAYGGVVAINGTLDEELAKKINEIYVEVIIAANVDDAALKVFESKKRIKIFTQDNKFLVRANDKFDFKHIDGGFVFQERDFVKDEELENMKQMSKKFATGSELKDAQIAWKVAALTKSNCVVYVKDGAMVAIGMGMTSRVDAARAAVAKAKELKIDLNGCVLASEAFFPFRDSIDIASKVGVKCVIEPGGSIRDDEVIEAADEHGMSLYFTGVRHFLH; translated from the coding sequence ATGAGAGCGTTGCTTAGCGTTAGCGATAAAGAGGGCATTGTAGAGTTTGCAAAGGGGCTAGAAGAGCTTGGCTGGCAGATACTTTCAACTGGTGGCACCTACAAACTTTTAAAGGCTGAGGGCGTCAAAGCCACTGAGGTTAGCGAATTTACGGCGTCGCCTGAGATGTTTGAGGGCAGGGTAAAGACCCTTCATCCAAAGATACATGGTGGCATCTTGCATAAACGTGACGACGCTACGCACGTGGCTCAGGCAAAAGAGCATGGTATCGAGGGCATCGACCTAGTTTGCGTAAATTTATATCCTTTTAAAGAGACTACCATCAGGACCGATGACTTTGCCGAAATCATCGAAAATATCGACATCGGCGGCCCAGCCATGGTAAGAAGCGCTGCTAAAAACTTTAAAGACGTGCTCATAGTCACAAACGTGCTTGACTACGATGAAATTTTAAAGCGCCTAAGAGAAAAAAGCGATGATTACGAGTTTAGAAGATCGCTGATGATAAAGGCGTTCGAGCACACAGCAGCTTATGACAGCACGATAGCAAACTATATGAACGATAGATTTAATGGCGGTTTTGGCGATGCTAGATTTATCGTGGGAAGCAAGGTTTTTGACACTAGATACGGCGAAAATCCACACCAAAAAGGCGCGCTTTATGAGTTTGATTATTTCTTCACAAACAACTTTAGAGCCCTAAAAGGCGAGGCAAGTTTCAATAATATGACCGATATAAATGGCGCGCTAATGCTTGCAACTAGCTTTGATGACGCTCCGGCAGTGGCTATCATCAAGCACGCTAACCCTTGCGGCTTTGCGGTAAAAGATACGCTGCTAGAGAGCTACGTGGCAGCGCTTAAGTGCGACCCGATCTCAGCATACGGCGGCGTGGTCGCGATAAATGGCACGCTTGATGAGGAGCTAGCTAAAAAGATAAATGAAATTTACGTTGAAGTAATCATCGCTGCAAATGTCGATGATGCCGCGCTTAAAGTGTTTGAGAGCAAAAAACGCATCAAAATTTTCACTCAGGATAATAAATTTTTAGTCCGTGCAAATGATAAATTTGACTTTAAGCACATCGATGGTGGATTTGTATTTCAAGAAAGAGACTTCGTAAAAGATGAAGAGCTTGAAAATATGAAGCAAATGAGCAAGAAATTTGCAACTGGCAGCGAGCTAAAAGACGCTCAGATCGCTTGGAAAGTGGCTGCACTAACAAAGAGTAACTGCGTAGTTTATGTAAAAGATGGCGCGATGGTGGCTATTGGCATGGGTATGACTAGCCGTGTGGACGCTGCTCGTGCGGCCGTGGCAAAGGCAAAAGAGCTAAAGATCGATCTAAATGGCTGCGTGCTAGCAAGCGAGGCGTTCTTTCCGTTTAGGGATAGTATCGACATCGCTAGCAAAGTGGGCGTAAAATGCGTCATCGAGCCAGGGGGTAGCATCAGAGATGATGAGGTGATAGAGGCTGCTGACGAGCACGGCATGTCGCTATATTTCACTGGCGTTAGACACTTTTTACACTAA
- a CDS encoding NAD(P)H-dependent oxidoreductase — MKILLLNGGKKFGHSDGRLNQTLHDLANEKLVKMGHEVKQTAIDQGYDIEAEVEKFLWMDAVVWQMPAWWMGEPWIVKKYIDEVFTAGHGKLYTSDGRHRVDPAKNYGKGGLLNGKQFMLSLTWNAPAEAFSDPNEFFEARGVDGVYFHFRKANEFLGMKPLPYFVCYDVIKMPDVPRYLKEYEAHLEKVFKA; from the coding sequence ATGAAAATTTTACTTTTAAATGGCGGCAAAAAATTTGGCCATTCAGATGGCAGGCTCAATCAAACACTTCACGATCTAGCAAACGAAAAACTAGTGAAAATGGGTCACGAGGTAAAACAAACCGCGATAGATCAAGGCTATGATATCGAGGCTGAAGTTGAGAAATTTCTCTGGATGGACGCGGTAGTTTGGCAGATGCCAGCTTGGTGGATGGGCGAGCCTTGGATAGTGAAAAAGTATATCGACGAGGTCTTTACAGCAGGACACGGCAAGCTTTATACGAGTGATGGCAGGCATAGGGTTGATCCAGCCAAAAACTACGGCAAAGGCGGCTTGCTAAATGGCAAGCAATTTATGCTAAGCCTTACTTGGAACGCCCCAGCTGAGGCATTTAGCGATCCAAATGAGTTTTTTGAGGCGCGTGGCGTTGATGGGGTTTATTTTCATTTTAGAAAGGCAAATGAGTTTTTGGGCATGAAGCCACTTCCGTATTTTGTATGCTACGATGTTATCAAGATGCCAGACGTGCCAAGATATCTAAAAGAGTATGAGGCGCATCTTGAAAAAGTTTTCAAAGCGTAA
- a CDS encoding Jag N-terminal domain-containing protein — translation MKIEANTLQEAFQKAAEQLNCSVTELDIKVLQHPSGGIFGFFKKTAIIEANLENQPKPQHKPKNDRNFAKKSDDNESVKEEKKQSKKHDHNDKKRNPKKHKDEKNEAKSEQKEHKNEKPNLSEKNSALAKDAFAEKGEEPGYVIKRLDEPKEQKETKEAKEPQASKSAPKNILDTSIIENFNQTDEESAPQALPKEKKEKVVIDFDKILPEIKEGMTRLFKASCFEIDKVEVSKFNDETVLIELDGADAALLIGKEGYRYKAISYMLYNWLNSKYNLAIRLEIAQFLQNQEAMMDQYLNGVIERVQNSGRAQTKPLDGVLVKIALEKLREKFPDKYVGIKSGNDGKFVVVNDFFKK, via the coding sequence ATGAAAATAGAAGCAAATACCCTCCAAGAGGCATTTCAAAAGGCAGCCGAGCAGCTTAACTGCTCAGTCACCGAACTTGACATCAAGGTCTTGCAACATCCAAGCGGTGGAATTTTTGGATTTTTTAAAAAGACAGCGATCATTGAGGCAAATTTAGAAAATCAGCCAAAACCACAGCATAAACCAAAAAATGATAGAAATTTTGCTAAAAAAAGCGATGATAATGAGAGTGTAAAAGAAGAGAAAAAACAGAGCAAAAAACACGATCATAATGATAAAAAGCGAAATCCTAAAAAGCATAAAGATGAGAAAAATGAGGCTAAGTCTGAGCAAAAAGAGCATAAAAACGAAAAGCCAAATTTGAGTGAAAAAAACTCAGCCCTTGCAAAAGATGCCTTTGCCGAAAAGGGTGAAGAGCCAGGATATGTCATAAAAAGACTTGATGAGCCAAAAGAGCAAAAAGAGACTAAAGAGGCAAAAGAGCCACAAGCTAGTAAAAGTGCTCCTAAAAACATCCTAGATACTTCAATCATCGAAAATTTCAACCAAACTGATGAAGAGAGCGCGCCTCAAGCTTTGCCAAAAGAGAAAAAAGAGAAAGTTGTAATCGACTTTGATAAAATTTTGCCTGAGATAAAAGAGGGCATGACGCGTCTTTTTAAAGCAAGCTGCTTTGAGATAGACAAGGTAGAAGTTAGTAAATTTAACGATGAGACAGTGCTTATCGAGCTAGACGGTGCTGATGCGGCGCTACTTATCGGCAAAGAGGGCTATAGATATAAAGCGATCTCTTATATGCTCTATAACTGGCTAAATTCAAAATATAACCTCGCTATCCGTCTTGAGATCGCACAATTTTTGCAAAATCAAGAAGCGATGATGGATCAATATCTAAATGGTGTGATCGAGCGCGTGCAAAATAGCGGTAGAGCCCAAACAAAGCCACTTGACGGAGTTTTAGTTAAGATCGCACTTGAGAAGCTTAGAGAGAAATTCCCAGATAAATATGTCGGCATAAAAAGCGGCAATGACGGCAAATTTGTCGTCGTAAATGACTTTTTCAAAAAATGA
- the purL gene encoding phosphoribosylformylglycinamidine synthase subunit PurL → MDKATIQAHKISDEEYEEILKILGREPNLLELGIFSAMWSEHCSYKSSKKYLNGFPTKAPWVIQGPGENAGVIDVGDGVAAVFKMESHNHPSFIEPFQGAATGVGGILRDVFTMGARVVANMNSLRFGEIRGEGELAKKHRYLLKGSVAGIGHYGNCMGIPTIGGETTFDPSFNGNILINAFALGLCKSDEIFYGKAEGVGNPVIYVGSKTGRDGLGGAVMASDSFNDENKSLRPTVQVGDPFAEKLLMEACLELFKKDYIIGIQDMGAAGLTSSSFEMAGRSGSGMKMYLERVPMREVGMTPYELMLSESQERMLICAKKGYEQKVLEIFRKWDLDAEIIGEVTSSGVMQLYWHDELAGEIPIGPLSEAAPVLDRPVARPKYLDEIVNLQIPNNVDNKSAFFKLLKEPEVLNKSFIYDQYDANIQTNTIKQPGYLGAASIRVKGTKKAVSMAAQCDPRANFVDPKIGAARAVAAAGRKVAMSGAVPLAITDCLNYGNPQNPEVMWQFKEGCEGIKEACRELNTPVVSGNVSLYNDTDGVSVYPTPAIVTVGVNEDANLNLKSTFLSEGRAIYLLGETSGEFAASLYAKALFNVVGGKLKEVDYKAERALWELVIEANKEQILEFANSVGVGGLAITLAKMASISNIGVKCEVKFKEPNFIFDESFSRAVVGVKDEAKFEALATKFGVKFEKIGVSGGKRFKLNEIDESLEDVREIYLNEFAKIVKKED, encoded by the coding sequence ATGGATAAAGCTACCATACAAGCACATAAAATCAGCGACGAAGAGTATGAGGAGATCTTAAAAATTTTAGGCCGTGAGCCAAATTTACTAGAGCTTGGCATATTTTCAGCGATGTGGAGCGAGCACTGCAGCTACAAATCAAGCAAAAAATACCTAAACGGCTTTCCGACAAAGGCACCCTGGGTCATCCAAGGACCTGGCGAAAATGCTGGTGTCATCGACGTTGGCGACGGGGTTGCAGCTGTGTTTAAGATGGAGAGTCACAACCACCCAAGCTTTATCGAGCCGTTTCAGGGCGCTGCAACTGGCGTTGGTGGAATTTTAAGAGACGTCTTTACGATGGGCGCAAGAGTTGTTGCGAACATGAACTCACTTCGTTTTGGCGAGATAAGAGGCGAGGGCGAGCTAGCTAAAAAGCATAGATATCTACTAAAAGGAAGTGTCGCTGGCATAGGACACTACGGCAACTGCATGGGTATCCCAACGATCGGCGGCGAGACTACATTTGATCCTAGCTTTAATGGCAATATCCTAATAAACGCCTTTGCGCTTGGACTTTGCAAAAGTGATGAAATTTTCTACGGCAAGGCTGAAGGTGTGGGCAACCCAGTCATTTACGTGGGCTCAAAGACCGGTAGAGACGGACTTGGCGGCGCTGTGATGGCGAGCGATAGCTTTAACGACGAAAATAAATCACTTCGCCCAACGGTGCAAGTGGGCGACCCATTTGCCGAAAAGCTGCTCATGGAGGCGTGCTTGGAGCTCTTTAAAAAAGACTACATCATTGGCATCCAAGATATGGGCGCAGCAGGACTTACAAGCTCTAGCTTTGAGATGGCTGGTAGAAGTGGCAGCGGCATGAAGATGTATCTAGAGCGCGTACCGATGCGCGAAGTTGGCATGACGCCTTATGAGCTAATGCTAAGCGAGTCTCAAGAGCGTATGCTAATATGCGCCAAAAAAGGCTACGAGCAAAAGGTGCTTGAAATTTTTAGAAAATGGGACCTTGACGCTGAGATCATTGGCGAGGTTACAAGTAGCGGCGTGATGCAGCTTTACTGGCATGACGAACTTGCAGGCGAAATCCCTATCGGCCCACTTAGCGAGGCAGCTCCTGTGCTTGATCGTCCAGTCGCACGTCCAAAATACCTTGATGAGATAGTAAATTTACAAATACCAAATAATGTTGATAATAAAAGCGCATTTTTCAAGCTTTTAAAAGAGCCAGAAGTGCTAAATAAAAGCTTTATCTACGATCAATACGACGCAAATATCCAGACAAACACTATAAAACAGCCTGGTTACTTAGGCGCTGCAAGTATCAGAGTAAAAGGCACTAAAAAGGCCGTCTCTATGGCTGCTCAGTGCGATCCTAGAGCAAATTTCGTTGATCCAAAAATTGGCGCTGCAAGGGCCGTCGCTGCAGCTGGCAGAAAGGTCGCGATGAGCGGCGCTGTGCCACTTGCGATCACCGACTGCCTGAACTACGGTAACCCGCAAAATCCAGAGGTTATGTGGCAGTTCAAAGAGGGATGTGAAGGCATAAAAGAGGCTTGCCGTGAGCTAAATACACCAGTTGTTAGTGGCAACGTGAGCCTTTATAACGACACTGACGGCGTTAGCGTCTATCCAACGCCAGCCATCGTCACGGTTGGTGTAAATGAAGACGCAAATTTAAACCTAAAAAGCACATTTTTAAGCGAGGGCAGGGCGATATATCTACTTGGCGAGACAAGCGGTGAATTTGCTGCCTCTCTTTACGCAAAGGCGCTATTTAACGTGGTTGGTGGCAAGCTAAAAGAGGTTGATTATAAAGCTGAGAGAGCCCTTTGGGAGCTAGTGATAGAGGCAAATAAAGAGCAAATTTTAGAGTTTGCAAATAGCGTAGGCGTGGGCGGTCTTGCTATTACGCTGGCAAAAATGGCTAGCATCTCAAACATCGGCGTAAAATGTGAAGTTAAATTTAAAGAGCCAAATTTCATCTTTGATGAGAGCTTTTCAAGAGCGGTTGTGGGTGTGAAAGACGAGGCTAAATTTGAAGCGCTTGCGACTAAATTTGGTGTGAAATTTGAAAAGATCGGCGTTAGCGGAGGCAAGAGATTTAAGCTAAATGAGATAGATGAGAGCTTAGAGGACGTAAGAGAAATTTATCTAAATGAGTTTGCGAAAATCGTAAAAAAGGAGGACTAA
- the msrB gene encoding peptide-methionine (R)-S-oxide reductase MsrB, which translates to MKKILNFLLVFIVFLGVNLTAKDEFIKEQTMAGQNLKEIYLAGGCFWGMQGYFKKIFGVVDTKVGYANGKSESTSYRELHESDHAETLYVKFDENRVALAEILAHFFRVIDPTSLNKQGNDVGRQYRSGIYYVSKDDLPVIESFIKIEQKKFKDKIVVEVAPLKNFVIAEEYHQDYLDKNPFGYCHIDLNLANKPLYDEAKFKPLSKEELKKNLSSEQYAVTQEAATERPFSSEYDKFDKKGIYVDITSGKPLFSSADKFDAGCGWPSFTKPITTTALAYSEDNSFMMKRVEVRSQNSDAHLGHVFEDGPSDRGGLRYCINGASLKFIPLEDMARLGYEEFIPYVK; encoded by the coding sequence ATGAAAAAGATATTAAATTTTCTCTTGGTTTTTATTGTATTTTTGGGTGTAAATTTGACGGCTAAAGATGAGTTTATAAAGGAGCAGACGATGGCAGGGCAAAATTTAAAAGAAATTTATTTAGCAGGTGGCTGCTTTTGGGGCATGCAGGGCTATTTTAAAAAGATATTTGGCGTGGTGGATACGAAGGTGGGCTACGCAAATGGCAAGAGCGAGAGCACAAGCTACCGTGAGCTGCACGAGAGCGACCACGCCGAGACACTTTATGTGAAATTTGACGAAAACAGGGTCGCTTTGGCTGAAATTTTGGCTCATTTTTTTAGAGTGATCGACCCGACCTCGCTAAATAAACAGGGCAATGACGTCGGCAGGCAGTATAGAAGCGGGATTTACTATGTTAGCAAGGACGATCTTCCAGTTATTGAGAGCTTTATAAAGATCGAGCAAAAGAAATTTAAAGATAAGATCGTGGTTGAGGTGGCGCCACTTAAGAATTTTGTCATTGCCGAGGAGTATCATCAAGACTATCTTGACAAAAACCCTTTTGGATACTGCCATATAGATCTAAATTTGGCAAATAAGCCGCTTTATGATGAGGCTAAATTTAAGCCGCTTAGCAAAGAGGAGCTAAAGAAAAATTTAAGTAGCGAGCAGTATGCCGTGACGCAGGAGGCGGCGACTGAGAGGCCATTTAGCAGCGAGTATGATAAATTTGACAAAAAGGGCATCTATGTCGATATCACCAGTGGCAAGCCGCTCTTTTCAAGCGCTGATAAATTTGATGCGGGGTGTGGCTGGCCAAGCTTCACAAAGCCTATCACGACAACGGCGCTTGCGTATAGTGAGGACAACTCATTTATGATGAAAAGGGTTGAGGTGAGGTCTCAAAACAGCGACGCACACCTTGGGCATGTCTTTGAAGATGGACCAAGCGATAGGGGCGGACTAAGGTACTGCATAAACGGCGCAAGCCTTAAATTTATACCGCTTGAGGATATGGCTAGGCTTGGATACGAGGAGTTTATCCCCTACGTCAAGTAG
- a CDS encoding SDH family Clp fold serine proteinase, translated as MFSKKEKTSGEKEVEQNEKKGVAKPPVLFSDTQNLISTIEKRLNAPLITYYNSNAGNVCGNDASAMYEILKGKKIDTAYLFIKSDGGSGIAALRIISTLRNYCKNLIALIPSNCASAATMMALGANEIVMGPLAYLTPVDTSLKHELSPTNKGNELVSVSMDELSRVVKLWKEQDKDRPNDTNPYNSLYEYIHPLVFGAVDRASSLSLKICSELLRYHIDDDKKIAEISERLNADYPAHEYPILFREAQEIGLHVKKMDDDLNEMLQELTLLYSEMGQRAFTDYDENSYHDNNIANIIETNGKQIYYQIDKDWFYRPEERRWNVMNDESSWRKNELVNGKIKNTIYHLW; from the coding sequence ATGTTTTCTAAAAAGGAAAAAACAAGCGGGGAAAAGGAAGTAGAGCAAAACGAGAAAAAGGGCGTGGCGAAACCGCCAGTGCTCTTTAGCGATACTCAAAATTTGATAAGTACGATAGAAAAAAGGCTAAATGCCCCTTTGATAACCTACTATAACTCAAACGCTGGTAATGTCTGCGGCAACGATGCAAGTGCTATGTATGAAATTTTAAAGGGTAAAAAGATAGACACTGCCTACCTTTTCATAAAAAGTGATGGCGGAAGCGGTATAGCTGCACTTAGGATCATTAGCACCCTTAGAAACTACTGCAAAAATTTAATAGCGCTGATCCCATCAAACTGCGCTTCAGCTGCTACGATGATGGCGCTTGGCGCAAACGAGATCGTGATGGGCCCACTTGCCTATCTAACGCCAGTTGATACTTCGCTCAAGCATGAACTTAGCCCTACAAACAAGGGTAACGAGCTTGTTAGCGTCTCTATGGATGAGCTTAGCCGTGTAGTCAAGCTTTGGAAAGAGCAGGACAAAGATAGACCAAATGACACAAACCCCTATAACTCGCTATATGAGTATATCCATCCGCTAGTTTTTGGTGCGGTTGATCGTGCTAGCTCGCTCTCACTTAAAATTTGCTCTGAGCTACTTAGATATCACATAGATGATGATAAAAAGATCGCTGAAATTTCAGAGCGTCTAAACGCAGACTACCCAGCGCACGAGTATCCGATACTCTTTCGTGAGGCGCAGGAGATCGGTCTGCATGTCAAAAAGATGGACGATGATCTAAATGAGATGCTTCAGGAGCTAACGCTGCTTTACTCAGAGATGGGACAGCGAGCCTTTACAGACTACGATGAGAACAGCTATCACGATAACAACATCGCAAACATCATCGAGACAAATGGCAAGCAAATTTACTATCAGATCGATAAAGACTGGTTTTATCGTCCTGAGGAGCGCCGCTGGAACGTGATGAATGACGAGAGCTCATGGCGCAAAAATGAGCTGGTAAATGGCAAGATAAAAAATACGATCTATCACTTGTGGTAA
- a CDS encoding TerB family tellurite resistance protein, whose amino-acid sequence MSGVLFLLILGGAIFLFMNVQIGSNRKKQANVDEAKFLVSLLAKVAKSDGRVSELEARLITQVLDDLSQKVSGVSGVREYLKEVYNSQKENVDNAYETARNYKRAFNLNYDTCVARLTFFLNLAYIDGEFNKSEQDIIRNIAYGFGIDKETLDEIIFKFDSFYGSRFGADRDEISQENDAFEVLGLSKNASLDEIKARYKELVRQYHPDILMGRGESKEVIERSTKKLQEINEAYGRLKEKFGV is encoded by the coding sequence ATGTCTGGAGTCCTGTTTTTACTCATATTAGGCGGTGCGATATTTTTATTTATGAATGTCCAAATAGGTAGTAACCGCAAGAAACAAGCAAATGTAGATGAGGCTAAATTTCTAGTCTCACTGCTTGCAAAAGTCGCTAAAAGTGACGGCAGAGTTAGCGAGCTAGAGGCTAGACTGATCACTCAAGTGCTAGATGATCTAAGCCAGAAAGTTAGCGGCGTTAGCGGCGTGCGCGAGTATCTAAAAGAGGTCTATAATAGCCAAAAAGAAAATGTAGATAACGCCTATGAAACCGCCAGAAACTACAAGCGCGCTTTTAATCTAAACTACGATACCTGCGTGGCTAGGCTCACTTTTTTTCTAAATTTAGCCTATATAGACGGAGAATTTAACAAAAGCGAGCAAGACATCATAAGAAATATCGCTTATGGATTTGGCATCGATAAAGAGACGCTTGATGAGATAATCTTTAAATTTGATAGCTTTTATGGCTCGAGATTTGGGGCAGACCGCGATGAGATAAGCCAAGAAAACGATGCATTTGAGGTTTTAGGACTTAGTAAAAATGCAAGCCTTGATGAGATAAAGGCTCGCTACAAAGAGCTTGTGAGGCAGTATCATCCTGACATTTTGATGGGCAGAGGCGAGAGCAAAGAGGTGATAGAGCGCTCTACTAAGAAGCTTCAGGAGATAAATGAGGCTTATGGGAGATTAAAAGAGAAATTTGGAGTTTAG